A window from Solanum stenotomum isolate F172 chromosome 5, ASM1918654v1, whole genome shotgun sequence encodes these proteins:
- the LOC125863642 gene encoding elicitor-responsive protein 3 produces MKGGLLEVYVVSARGISHSNIIGNPSYYVIVECGSQSYTTKISSGNHKEILWNEKFKFELPTNKLEECEYLKLKIMDEEFFTAGGFAGETIINLKGIIMEGNEKRFIEVIPVAYNVVLEDDTYKGQIKVGLRFTPTSKIVQTVGKKDAPKENENGIGQIIYSKIINLWPNTWRSFFPCENANNIIDKNKPN; encoded by the exons ATGAAGGGAGGACTCCTTGAAGTTTATGTTGTAAGTGCCCGTGGCATTAGCCACTCCAACATTATTG GAAATCCATCGTACTATGTGATTGTTGAATGTGGATCCCAATCCTACACAACAAAAATTTCCTCAG GTAATCATAAGGAAATTTTGTGGAatgaaaaatttaagtttgaattgCCAACTAACAAATTAGAGGAATGTGAGTaccttaaattaaaaattatggaTGAAGAATTCTTCACAGCTGGTGGATTTGCTGGTGAAACCAT aATTAATCTGAAAGGAATAATTATGGAGGGGAATGAAAAGAGATTTATTGAAGTGATACCAGTTGCTTATAATGTGGTACTTGAAGATGACACATACAAAGGGCAAATAAAAGTTGGACTCAGATTCACTCCTACCAGT aaAATTGTACAAACAGTGGGGAAAAAAGATGCtccaaaggaaaatgaaaatggaaTTGGGCAAATTATATATAGCAAAATCATtaatctatggccaaacacatggaGAAGCTTCTTTCCTTGTGAGAATGCTAATAATATTATTGACAAAAATAAGCCAAATTAg